A DNA window from Solanum lycopersicum chromosome 3, SLM_r2.1 contains the following coding sequences:
- the LOC101268259 gene encoding LOW QUALITY PROTEIN: maltose excess protein 1-like, chloroplastic (The sequence of the model RefSeq protein was modified relative to this genomic sequence to represent the inferred CDS: inserted 1 base in 1 codon; substituted 1 base at 1 genomic stop codon) → MAGSLLPVGKAVLRSSEPSKCYMFNADLQHPKSIPILPPYKKRVKQNSTLNKSVLLSPLVCQYRLKPVSALDSDVPYPIEQSSEGLKSSESFKQWDSLTAKFAGAANIPFLILQLSQIILNARNLLAGNQAALFAVPWLMNIIQGMFTGLLGNLSLLSYFIKKRETEVVVVQTLGVVTIYVVISQLAMAGSMPLPXLVTYVVIACGLVVNFMNYFHLLNPVIWRYWEDFITIAGLSALPQVMXSTFIPYVPNTILPGAVAFVLAILAVFMSRTGKLPEKGIKFVGSLSGWKLI, encoded by the exons ATGGCTGGATCTTTGTTGCCAGTGGGTAAGGCAGTCCTACGTTCCAGCGAACCTTCCAAATGTTATATGTTCAATGCTGATCTCCAGCATCCGAAGTCAATTCCAATTCTCCCTCCATATAAGAAAAGAGTCAAACAGAATAGTACTTTGAACAAGTCAGTGCTCCTAAGTCCATTAGTTTGCCAATACCGGTTAAAACCAGTTTCGGCGCTTGACTCAGATGTTCCCTATCCTATTGAACAG AGTTCAGAAGGTTTAAAGAGCAGCGAGAGCTTTAAGCAATGGGATTCATTGACTGCAAAATTTGCAGGAGCTGCAAATATTCCGTTTCTCATATTACAACTGTCTCAAATAATACTGAATGCTCGTAACCTTCTAGCAGGAAATCAAGCTGCATTATTTGCAGTTCCATGGCTG ATGAACATAATACAAGGGATGTTCACTGGATTACTTGGTAATTTGTCTTTGCTATCATACTTTATAAAGAAGAGGGAGACGGAAGTGGTTGTTGTGCAAACTTTGGGTGTCGTGACCATTTATGTTGTGATATCACAATTAGCCATGGCTGGATCTATGCCTTTGC CGTTAGTCACTTATGTTGTTATTGCGTGTGGTCTTGTTGTGAACTTCATGAACTACTTCCACTTGCTCAATCCCGTAATCTGGCGTTACTGGGAGGATTTCATTACTATTGCTGGCTTATCTGCGCTTCCCCAA GTCATGTAGTCAACTTTCATCCCATATGTTCCAAATACCATCTTGCCTGGTGCTGTGGCTTTTGTTCTGGCTATCTTAGCTGTCTTTATG